From one Musa acuminata AAA Group cultivar baxijiao chromosome BXJ2-6, Cavendish_Baxijiao_AAA, whole genome shotgun sequence genomic stretch:
- the LOC103987311 gene encoding uncharacterized protein LOC103987311 isoform X2, with protein METPGGDSDPYGSRFPSSSAGGGISGGPSRRYLVPFSANLIHAPLSALLEYSGILRPGASQSETESLIPLPELNLAQVDESSVSAVADRGEVSIRIIGSGDQESLRMASTQPQPSTAWSGGQGNSGGRGVSGESNPAFSERHRGGDGGSNSGVGEAASSSASSVSASIAAVDGPSTDAEASMTGGRNRDSSYQRYDIQQVARWIEQILPFSLLLLVVFIRQHLQGFFVTIWISAVMFKSNDILKKQTALKGERKLTVLVGTAFFSMLHIFGIYWWYRNDDILYPLIMFSPKAIPQFWHAIFIILVNDIMVRQTAMVVKCILLVYYKDRKGRNYRQQCQMLTLVEYLLLLYRSFLPTPVWYRFFLNKEYGSFFSSLTTGLYLTLKLTSAVEKVQSFISAFKALSCKDVSYGSYATAEQVITAGDMCAICQEKMHAPILLRCKHIFCEDCVSE; from the exons ATGGAAACCCCCGGCGGAGACTCCGATCCGTACGGGTCTCGGtttccctcctcctccgccggcgGGGGCATCAGTGGTGGCCCTTCGAGGAGGTACCTTGTCCCTTTCTCGGCGAATCTCATCCACGCGCCTTTGTCGGCGCTCTTGGAATACTCCGGGATCTTGCGGCCTGGTGCCAGCCAATCGGAGACCGAGAGCTTGATTCCCCTGCCGGAGCTGAATCTTGCCCAGGTGGATGAGTCGTCCGTATCCGCCGTTGCTGACCGTGGCGAGGTGTCGATTAGGATCATTGGGAGTGGCGATCAGGAGAGTCTCCGGATGGCGTCGACCCAGCCGCAGCCTTCGACTGCCTGGTCTGGTGGACAGGGTAATTCTGGCGGCCGCGGTGTCTCTGGTGAATCGAACCCTGCTTTCTCAGAGAGGCACCGAGGAGGAGATGGAGGGAGCAATAGCGGGGTCGGAGAGGCAGCCTCCTCTTCCGCATCTTCTGTGTCAGCATCCATCGCGGCTGTTGATGGCCCGAGCACGGACGCAGAGGCGAGTATGACGGGTGGTCGCAACAGGGATTCATCATATCAGAGATATGACATTCAGCAGGTTGCACGGTGGATCGAGCAAATACTACCGTTCTCGTTGCTTCTTTTGGTGGTCTTCATCAGACAGCATTTGCAAG GCTTTTTCGTCACGATTTGGATTTCAGCAGTGATGTTTAAATCCAATGATATCTTGAAAAAACAAACTGCTTTAAAG GGAGAGCGAAAATTGACTGTGCTTGTCGGAACTGCATTTTTCTCCATGTTACATATATTTGGCATCTACTGGTGGTACCGAAATGATGATATCTTATACCCACTTATCATGTTTTCTCCCAAAGCAATACCACAATTTTGGCATGCCATATTTATTATCTTGGTCAATG ATATAATGGTGCGGCAAACAGCTATGGTTGTGAAGTGTATTCTCTTGGTGTATTACAAAGATCGTAAAGGTCGTAACTATCGTCAGCAG TGTCAAATGCTTACTCTTGTGGAGTACCTTCTACTTTTGTACCGTTCTTTTTTGCCAACTCCTGTTTGGTACCGATTTTTCCTGAACAAGGAATATGGGAGCTTCTTTTCATCTCTGACTACGGGGCTATACCTTACTTTGAAGTTGACATCAGCAGTAGAGAAG GTTCAATCATTTATTTCTGCGTTTAAGGCGCTATCATGCAAGGATGTAAGTTATGGGTCTTATGCAACAGCTGAACAG
- the LOC135613580 gene encoding high mobility group B protein 6-like, giving the protein MLKEKKGFKPTQAPTDLVVAVATLAIRIQISHFGHMDSPAAATPTPRRKPLQPRNFNLSTTAGLQPKPKPIALRIPPPIRGSPGKENCPILPPEPEPEPEARPREASLAEELAAVRQMRDRLRADREKTEEVLRERDAVMQRWAVELEKRAEEQRNLELELRLLIKLQDLISCSMIPSSVQSLRHQEHQQSPEVQSQMTSPVRSLREKERQKSMEAQLQAPQSAEENSEADKPSATRENET; this is encoded by the exons ATgttgaaggaaaaaaaagggtTTAAACCCACTCAAGCTCCCACTGATTTAGTAGTAGCCGTTGCCACTCTTGCCATTCGAATTCAAATCTCCCATTTCGGTCACATGGACTCCCCGGCCGCCGCAACGCCGACGCCCCGCCGGAAGCCCCTCCAGCCGAGGAACTTCAATCTCTCCACGACCGCCGGGCTCCAGCCGAAGCCCAAACCGATCGCACTCCGGATTCCTCCGCCGATCAGAGGAAGCCCTGGCAAGGAGAACTGCCCGATCTTGCCCCCGGAGCCGGAACCGGAGCCCGAAGCGAGACCGCGGGAGGCTTCTCTGGCCGAGGAGCTTGCGGCGGTCCGGCAGATGAGGGACCGGCTCCGGGCGGATAGGGAGAAGACGGAGGAGGTGCTGCGGGAGAGGGACGCGGTGATGCAGAGGTGGGCGGTGGAGCTGGAAAAGCGGGCCGAAGAGCAGCGCAACCTGGAGCTGGAGCTCCGCCTGCTGATCAAGCTTCAGGACTTGATATCCTGTTCCATG ATTCCGTCATCCGTTCAATCTCTAAGAcatcaagaacatcaacagagtcCGGAAGTGCAGTCGCAG ATGACTTCACCGGTTCGATCtctgagagagaaagaaaggcaGAAGAGTATGGAAGCGCAGTTGCAG GCACCACAAAGCGCAGAAGAGAATAGCGAAGCGGACAAACCATCAGCGACTCGGGAAAACGAGACGTAG
- the LOC135614564 gene encoding bZIP transcription factor 44-like produces MIHSIFQRMTNLAQSFSVAFLYCGTSSGSSQLLTSGSEEDLQAVMDQKKRKRMISNRESARRSRMRKQKQLADLTAEVMRLRRENDQAVVVLNLTTQSYSVVEAENSVLRAQAMELTYRLQSLNEIVDNLNENSISPWNFLCMNRPIMASAENMLYY; encoded by the exons ATGATACACTCCATTTTTCAGCGCATGACAAACCTCGCTCAGTCCTTCTCTGTGGCCTTTCTTTACTG TGGCACTTCTTCCGGATCCAGCCAGCTCCTTACCTCCGGTTCCGAAGAAGACCTGCAAGCCGTGATGGACCAGAAGAAGCGGAAACGAATGATATCGAACCGGGAATCAGCGAGGCGGTCGAGGATGCGCAAGCAGAAGCAGTTAGCCGATCTCACGGCAGAGGTGATGCGGCTGAGGAGGGAGAACGACCAGGCCGTCGTGGTCTTGAACCTCACCACGCAGAGCTACTCCGTCGTGGAGGCCGAGAATTCCGTGCTGAGGGCTCAGGCGATGGAGCTCACCTACAGGCTGCAGTCTCTCAATGAGATCGTCGACAACCTGAATGAAAACAGCATCAGCCCATGGAACTTCTTGTGTATGAATCGGCCTATCATGGCGTCCGCAGAGAACATGCTCTACTACTGA
- the LOC135614565 gene encoding trans-cinnamate 4-monooxygenase-like codes for MDLLLLEKALLGLFAAVTLAIVVSKIRGKHFKLPPGPFPVPVFGNWLQVGDDLNHRNLTALAKRFGDILLLRMGVRNLVVVSSPELAREVLHAQGVEFGSRTRNVVFDIFTGKGQDMVFTVYGDHWRKMRRIMTVPFFTNKVVQQNRQGWEEEAQQVVEDVKRDTQAATQGIVLRRRLQLMMYNNMYRIMFDYRFQGMDDPLFNKLKAANGERSRLAQSFEYNYGDFIPILRPFLRGYLKKCQDLKDSRLKLFNDHFVAEKRKKMEELGSKMELKCAIDHILDAERRGEINYDNVLYIVENINVAAIETTLWSIEWGVAELVNHPGIQRKLRQELDAVLGPGVPITEPDIPKLPYLQAVIKETLRLRMAIPLLVPHMNLHDAKLGGYDIPAESKILVNAWWLANNPAHWKNPEEFRPERFLEEEAKVEANGNDFRYLPFGVGRRSCPGIILALPILCITLGRLVQNFELLPPPGTDQVDTTEKGGQFSLHILKHSTIVCKPRA; via the exons ATGGATCTGCTCCTGCTGGAGAAGGCCCTGTTGGGCCTCTTCGCGGCGGTGACGCTGGCCATCGTCGTCTCCAAGATCCGCGGCAAGCACTTCAAGCTGCCGCCCGGCCCCTTCCCCGTGCCGGTGTTCGGAAACTGGTTGCAGGTGGGGGACGACCTCAACCACCGCAATCTCACCGCCCTGGCCAAGCGTTTCGGCGACATCCTCCTCCTCCGCATGGGCGTGCGAAACCTGGTGGTGGTCTCCTCGCCGGAGCTCGCCCGGGAGGTGCTCCACGCGCAGGGAGTCGAGTTCGGCTCTCGCACCCGAAACGTCGTGTTCGACATCTTCACCGGAAAGGGGCAGGACATGGTGTTCACCGTGTACGGCGACCACTGGCGCAAGATGCGGCGGATCATGACCGTGCCCTTCTTCACCAACAAGGTGGTACAGCAGAACCGGCAGGGGTGGGAGGAGGAGGCGCAACAGGTGGTGGAGGACGTCAAGCGGGACACCCAGGCGGCCACCCAGGGGATCGTTCTACGCCGCCGGTTGCAGCTGATGATGTACAACAACATGTACCGGATCATGTTCGACTACCGGTTCCAGGGCATGGACGACCCCCTCTTCAACAAGCTCAAGGCCGCCAACGGCGAGCGCAGTCGCCTCGCCCAGAGCTTCGAGTACAACTACGGCGACTTCATCCCCATCCTGAGGCCCTTCCTCAGGGGCTACCTCAAAAAGTGTCAGGATCTCAAAGACAGCCGCCTCAAGCTCTTCAACGACCACTTCGTCGCGGAGAAGAG GAAGAAGATGGAGGAACTGGGATCCAAGATGGAGCTCAAGTGCGCCATCGATCACATCTTGGACGCGGAGAGGAGGGGAGAGATCAACTACGACAACGTTCTGTACATCGTCGAGAACATCAACGTCGCAG CCATCGAGACGACGTTGTGGTCCATCGAGTGGGGGGTGGCGGAGCTGGTGAACCACCCTGGGATCCAGCGCAAACTCCGGCAGGAGCTGGACGCCGTGCTCGGCCCGGGCGTGCCGATCACGGAGCCGGACATCCCGAAGCTGCCCTACCTCCAGGCGGTGATCAAGGAGACCCTCCGGCTGCGCATGGCCATCCCCCTCCTCGTCCCCCACATGAACCTCCACGATGCCAAGCTCGGCGGCTACGACATCCCCGCCGAGAGCAAGATCCTGGTCAACGCCTGGTGGCTCGCCAACAATCCCGCCCACTGGAAGAACCCGGAGGAGTTCCGGCCGGAGCGGTtcctggaggaggaagccaaggtGGAGGCCAACGGCAACGACTTCCGGTACCTGCCCTTCGGCGTGGGCCGCCGGAGCTGCCCCGGCATCATCCTCGCCCTCCCCATCCTCTGCATCACCCTCGGTCGCCTGGTGCAGAACTTCGAGCTTCTGCCGCCGCCGGGGACCGACCAGGTGGACACCACCGAGAAGGGCGGCCAGTTCAGCCTCCACATACTGAAGCACTCCACCATCGTCTGCAAGCCCAGAGCGTGA
- the LOC135614566 gene encoding CBL-interacting protein kinase 18-like — translation MEMESKGSVLMQKYEFGRFLGKGTFAKVYYARNLKTSQGVAVKVIDKEKVMKIGLTDQIKREIAVMRLVSHPNVVQLYEVMATKSKIYFILEYVKGGELFNKIAKGRLKENVARKYFQQLISVVDFCHSKGVYHRDLKLENLLIDENGNLKVSDFGLSALAESKRQDGLLHTACGTPAYVAPEVISRKGYDGAKADIWSCGVILFVLMAGYLPFLDSNLMEMYRKIVKADFKCMGLFPLDVRRLLVRILDPNPNTRMVIAKIMENSWFRKGLDGKLLNDKKATQEIDPSDDVDEVFDSCGSNGVEAKEEMGKLANLNAFDIISHSAGFDLSGLFEETDHRREVRFASDQPASSIISKLEEIAKRLKLKVKKKDYGVLRMEGSKVGRRGVLGIDAEIFEIAPKFHIVEMKKTQGDALEYEEMWTQDIRPALKHIVWTWQCDQQQQNL, via the coding sequence ATGGAAATGGAAAGTAAAGGAAGTGTGTTGATGCAGAAGTATGAGTTTGGGAGATTCCTAGGCAAAGGAACTTTTGCTAAAGTTTACTATGCTAGGAATTTGAAAACTTCCCAGGGCGTGGCTGTAAAAGTGATCGACAAAGAGAAGGTCATGAAGATAGGGCTTACTGATCAGATAAAGCGAGAGATTGCTGTGATGAGATTGGTGAGTCACCCAAATGTTGTGCAGCTTTATGAGGTAATGGCCACAAAATCTAAGATATACTTTATCCTGGAATATGTAAAAGGTGGTGAGCTATTTAACAAGATTGCGAAAGGTAGGCTCAAAGAAAATGTTGCACGGAAATATTTTCAGCAGCTGATCAGTGTCGTGGATTTCTGCCACAGCAAAGGCGTCTATCACCGCGATTTGAAACTTGAAAACCTTCTTATTGATGAAAATGGAAATTTGAAGGTTTCAGATTTTGGCTTGAGTGCTCTTGCAGAGTCCAAAAGGCAGGATGGTTTGCTCCACACAGCATGTGGTACTCCAGCATATGTTGCTCCTGAGGTGATCAGCAGAAAAGGATATGATGGTGCAAAAGCTGATATCTGGTCTTGCGGCGTGATTTTGTTTGTTCTCATGGCTGGTTATCTCCCTTTCCTTGATTCAAATCTGATGGAGATGTATAGGAAAATTGTAAAAGCCGACTTCAAATGCATGGGTTTGTTCCCATTGGATGTTAGAAGACTGCTTGTGCGAATTCTAGACCCAAATCCTAATACTAGAATGGTGATTGCAAAAATTATGGAAAATTCTTGGTTCAGAAAGGGACTTGATGGAAAATTATTGAACGATAAGAAGGCAACACAGGAAATTGATCCTTCTGATGATGTTGATGAAGTGTTTGATTCCTGCGGTAGCAACGGTGTTGAGGCAAAAGAGGAGATGGGAAAGCTTGCTAATTTAAATGCTTTTGACATCATCTCTCATTCGGCAGGATTTGATCTTTCAGGTTTATTTGAGGAGACCGATCACAGGAGAGAGGTAAGATTCGCGTCTGACCAGCCAGCTTCTTCAATAATCTCAAAACTGGAGGAAATAGCCAAGCGCCTGAAgctaaaagtgaagaaaaaggatTACGGGGTACTAAGAATGGAAGGATCAAAGGTTGGACGAAGGGGGGTTTTGGGCATTGATGCTGAGATTTTTGAGATTGCTCCAAAATTTCATATCGTGGAGATGAAGAAGACCCAAGGGGATGCCTTGGAATACGAGGAGATGTGGACGCAGGACATAAGACCGGCCCTTAAACATATTGTTTGGACATGGCAATGCGACCAGCAGCAACAGAATCTGTGA